A region of the Bacteroidota bacterium genome:
ACCTTCATCGGGTGTAGCGTGTAACATGCCAAAAGTAAAAATGCTAACTAAAAGTAAACTAAACAGTTTTTTCATTCTAAATAGATTTATGATTCCAATAAAAATTGTTTTTCTTTGTAAAAGGCTACGAATTTAGCAAAAACATTCAATTCAACTCAAATACCCTCTTTATCTTTTTGTATATTTGAAATCCTTAAATCTACTCCCGTATAATTTAATTTTGCACAAATGATTTTTAATCACAAACTTAACTTTTATCTGATAAGTGTTTGTGGAGCAAGTGCTTCCGGCAAATCGTCTTTGCTCGACTTAATTCGAACTAATTTTGGAGATGACGTTTCTATTGTTTCTCAAGATGATTATTACAAGGATATTGATCAGCAAATCAAGGATAAAAAGGGAATTTATAATTTTGATTTACCTGAAGCGATTGATCATGAAGCTTTTATTCGTGATTTATACCAACTGTCTGAAGGTAAAATCATTGAACGACCTGAATACACTTTCAATCATCCGCACAAAATACCTGAACTCAGAGTTTTCAAACCGGCTCCAATAGTTGTGGTTGAAGGGCTGTTTATTAATTATACGGAGGAACTCAACGAGCTTATTAACT
Encoded here:
- a CDS encoding deoxynucleoside kinase; the encoded protein is MIFNHKLNFYLISVCGASASGKSSLLDLIRTNFGDDVSIVSQDDYYKDIDQQIKDKKGIYNFDLPEAIDHEAFIRDLYQLSEGKIIERPEYTFNHPHKIPELRVFKPAPIVVVEGLFINYTEELNELINLKVFVDADLEICFERRKERDIKIRQIPEDIFTHQWKKHVLPAYKLHVKPCRKMANFIIDNNSNMTEGFAHLKAFMHSILKPEE